Proteins encoded in a region of the Strix aluco isolate bStrAlu1 chromosome 26, bStrAlu1.hap1, whole genome shotgun sequence genome:
- the BSDC1 gene encoding BSD domain-containing protein 1 isoform X1 yields MAEGEDAGWWRSWLQQSYQAVKEKSTEALEFMKRDLAEFTQVVQHDTACTIAATASVVKDKLARTEGSSGATEKVRKGLSDFLGVISDTFAPSPDKTIDCDVITLMATPTGTTEPYDSAKARLYSLQSDPATYCNEPDGPAELLETWLSRFNLEEKKGEIAELLATSPSIRALYTKMVPVAVSHSEFWQRYFYKVHRLEQDEARREALKQRAEQSIHQEEPGWEEDEEEFLGMSPLPCANVKFPEAAEKESAPAALEGSYPTVHKGPSEESWAVLPPEPAPAEGSPSESSESISLVTQIANPASVPAAQLQTGAQPAGTGDLSQRLLEATSEEQSSLPKPPEPGHLSAPACKSAASSEQPAVTELKEVESKAQGRTETLKEEGPTDLRVFELNSDSGKSTPSNNGKKGSSTDISEDWEKDFDLDMTEEEVQLALSKVEVSGELEDEEWEDWE; encoded by the exons ATGGCGGAGGG GGAGGACGCGGGCTGGTGGCGGAGCTGGCTGCAGCAGAGCTACCAGGCCGTCAAGGAGAAG TCCACAGAAGCTTTGGAATTCATGAAACGGGACCTGGCTGAGTTCACTCAAGTAGTGCAGCATGACACAGCCTGCACTATTGCTGCTACGGCCAGCGTGGTCAAGGACAAGCTGGCA aGGACGGAAGGTTCATCAGGTGCGACTGAAAAGGTGAGGAAAGGACTTTCTGACTTCCTGGGTGTCATCTCGGACACGTTTGCTCCCTCGCCGGATAAGACCATTGACTGCGATGTCATAACGCTGATGGCAACACCCACAGGTACCACAGAGCCCTATGACAGTGCCAAG GCTCGCCTCTACAGCCTCCAGTCAGACCCAGCCACCTACTGCAATGAGCCTGATG GTCCTGCTGAGCTCCTTGAGACCTGGCTCTCTCGGTTTAACCtagaggagaagaaaggggagatTGCGGAGCTGCTGGCAACCAGCCCTTCCATCCGGGCTCTCTACACCAAAATG GTCCCAGTGGCTGTTTCTCATTCTGAATTCTGGCAGCGCTACTTCTATAAAGTGCATCGCCTGGAGCAG GATGAAGCCCGGAGGGAGGCTCTGAAGCAGCGAGCGGAGCAGAGCATTCACCAGGAGGAGCCAGGCTGGGAGGAGGATGAAG AGGAGTTCTTGGGGATGTCACCCCTGCCTTGTGCAAACGTGAAAtttccagaagcagcagagaaagaatCTGCCCCCGCAGCCCTGGAGGGAAGCTACCCCACTGTTCACAAGGGACCCTCAGAGGAAAGCTGGGCTGTCCTCCCCCCGGAGCCGGCCCCAGCAGAGGGGAGCCCCTCTGAGAGCAGTGAGAGCATCTCCCTTGTGACTCAGATTGCAAACCCTGCCTCTGTGCCTGCTGCGCAGCTACAGACTGGAGCACAACCAGCTGGGACCGGAGACCTCtcccagaggctgctggaggCCACCTCGGAAGAGCAGAGCTCCCTGCCAAAGCCCCCAGAACCTGGTCACCTTTCTGCACCTGCCTGCAAGTCTGCAGCATCCTCAGAGCAACCGGCTGTTACAGAGCTCAAAGAGGTGGAGAGCAAAGCCCAGGGCAGGACAGAGACTCTGAAAGAGGAAGGACCAACAGATCTACGAGTCTTCGAGCTGAACTCGGATAGTGGGAAATCCACTCCCTCCAACAATGGCAAGAAAG GCTCCAGCACGGATATCAGCGAGGACTGGGAAAAGGACTTTGATTTGGACATGACTGAAGAGGAGGTGCAGCTGGCGCTCTCGAAGGTGGAAGTGTCTGGGGAG TTGGAAGATGAAGAGTGGGAAGACTGGGAATAA
- the BSDC1 gene encoding BSD domain-containing protein 1 isoform X2, translating into MTSGRQDGGGSTEALEFMKRDLAEFTQVVQHDTACTIAATASVVKDKLARTEGSSGATEKVRKGLSDFLGVISDTFAPSPDKTIDCDVITLMATPTGTTEPYDSAKARLYSLQSDPATYCNEPDGPAELLETWLSRFNLEEKKGEIAELLATSPSIRALYTKMVPVAVSHSEFWQRYFYKVHRLEQDEARREALKQRAEQSIHQEEPGWEEDEEEFLGMSPLPCANVKFPEAAEKESAPAALEGSYPTVHKGPSEESWAVLPPEPAPAEGSPSESSESISLVTQIANPASVPAAQLQTGAQPAGTGDLSQRLLEATSEEQSSLPKPPEPGHLSAPACKSAASSEQPAVTELKEVESKAQGRTETLKEEGPTDLRVFELNSDSGKSTPSNNGKKGSSTDISEDWEKDFDLDMTEEEVQLALSKVEVSGELEDEEWEDWE; encoded by the exons ATGACGTCAGGCCGCCAAGATGGCGGAGGG TCCACAGAAGCTTTGGAATTCATGAAACGGGACCTGGCTGAGTTCACTCAAGTAGTGCAGCATGACACAGCCTGCACTATTGCTGCTACGGCCAGCGTGGTCAAGGACAAGCTGGCA aGGACGGAAGGTTCATCAGGTGCGACTGAAAAGGTGAGGAAAGGACTTTCTGACTTCCTGGGTGTCATCTCGGACACGTTTGCTCCCTCGCCGGATAAGACCATTGACTGCGATGTCATAACGCTGATGGCAACACCCACAGGTACCACAGAGCCCTATGACAGTGCCAAG GCTCGCCTCTACAGCCTCCAGTCAGACCCAGCCACCTACTGCAATGAGCCTGATG GTCCTGCTGAGCTCCTTGAGACCTGGCTCTCTCGGTTTAACCtagaggagaagaaaggggagatTGCGGAGCTGCTGGCAACCAGCCCTTCCATCCGGGCTCTCTACACCAAAATG GTCCCAGTGGCTGTTTCTCATTCTGAATTCTGGCAGCGCTACTTCTATAAAGTGCATCGCCTGGAGCAG GATGAAGCCCGGAGGGAGGCTCTGAAGCAGCGAGCGGAGCAGAGCATTCACCAGGAGGAGCCAGGCTGGGAGGAGGATGAAG AGGAGTTCTTGGGGATGTCACCCCTGCCTTGTGCAAACGTGAAAtttccagaagcagcagagaaagaatCTGCCCCCGCAGCCCTGGAGGGAAGCTACCCCACTGTTCACAAGGGACCCTCAGAGGAAAGCTGGGCTGTCCTCCCCCCGGAGCCGGCCCCAGCAGAGGGGAGCCCCTCTGAGAGCAGTGAGAGCATCTCCCTTGTGACTCAGATTGCAAACCCTGCCTCTGTGCCTGCTGCGCAGCTACAGACTGGAGCACAACCAGCTGGGACCGGAGACCTCtcccagaggctgctggaggCCACCTCGGAAGAGCAGAGCTCCCTGCCAAAGCCCCCAGAACCTGGTCACCTTTCTGCACCTGCCTGCAAGTCTGCAGCATCCTCAGAGCAACCGGCTGTTACAGAGCTCAAAGAGGTGGAGAGCAAAGCCCAGGGCAGGACAGAGACTCTGAAAGAGGAAGGACCAACAGATCTACGAGTCTTCGAGCTGAACTCGGATAGTGGGAAATCCACTCCCTCCAACAATGGCAAGAAAG GCTCCAGCACGGATATCAGCGAGGACTGGGAAAAGGACTTTGATTTGGACATGACTGAAGAGGAGGTGCAGCTGGCGCTCTCGAAGGTGGAAGTGTCTGGGGAG TTGGAAGATGAAGAGTGGGAAGACTGGGAATAA
- the ZBTB8B gene encoding zinc finger and BTB domain-containing protein 8B — translation MEMQSYYTKLLGELNEQRKRDFFCDCSIIVEGRIFKAHKNILFANSGYFRALLIHYIQDSGRHSTASLDIVTSEAFSIILDFLYSGKLDLCGENVIEVMSAASYLQMTDVVNFCKTYIRSSLDICRKIEREAAFYQADSGSASSAREGTSYSSKSQCSASVSSLQEKERISDCQRDPPCGECSSCHPLELVVRDPVSSDSPDDVNSSLPKGVEPKVEFDSDEVEVEVGERLPQYPTPLSLEQMEEGLHGGQAMDLACNNYHMKQFLEALLRNSSAQRKDDVVHHFVRGFEGRPEDAGVAMSSMMDIHSDWYGEDTGDVLVVPIKLHKCPFCPYTAKQKGILKRHIRSHTGERPYPCETCGKRFTRQEHLRSHALSVHRSNKPIICKGCRRTFTSSLSQGLRRFGLCDSCTCVTTTHEDSMPINLSLMEPSSEGQEKGDADNDWPIYVESGEENDPADDDDADGDDKQEIHRSLSDRETLM, via the exons ATGGAGATGCAGTCGTACTACACCAAGCTTTTGGGAGAGCTCAACGAGCAGCGCAAGAGGGACTTCTTCTGCGACTGCAGCATTATCGTGGAGGGGAGGATCTTCAAAGCgcacaaaaacattttgttcGCCAACAGCGGTTATTTCCGAGCCCTGCTGATTCACTACATCCAAGACAGCGGCCGCCACAGCACCGCCTCTCTGGACATTGTCACCTCGGAGGCCTTCTCCATCATCCTAGATTTCCTTTATTCCGGGAAGCTAGATCTCTGTGGGGAAAATGTTATCGAGGTGATGTCTGCAGCTAGCTATTTGCAGATGACCGATGTGGTCAACTTCTGCAAAACATATATAAGGTCGTCGTTAGATATTTGCAGGAAAATAGAGAGAGAAGCTGCTTTCTATCAGGCTGATAGCGGGAGCGCTAGTTCTGCGAGAGAGGGCACCTCGTACAGCTCCAAGAGCCAGTGCTCTGCCTCTGTCTCTTCcctgcaggagaaggaaaggattTCGGATTGCCAGAGAGATCCTCCCTGCGGTGAATGCAGCAGCTGCCATCCCCTGGAGCTCGTAGTCAGGGACCCTGTAAGCAGCGACTCTCCAGATGACGTTAATTCTTCGCTGCCCAAGGGGGTGGAACCCAAAGTAGAGTTTGACTCGGATGAAGTAGAGGTAGAAGTGGGTGAACGGCTGCCGCAGTATCCCACTCCGTTGTCCCTCGAGCAGATGGAAGAGGGGCTGCACGGCGGGCAGGCGATGGACCTGGCCTGCAATAACTATCACATGAAACAATTCCTAGAGGCCCTGTTGCGCAACAGCTCAGCTCAGAGAAAGGATGATGTGGTTCACCACTTTGTCCGGGGCTTTGAGGGTAGGCCAGAGGATGCAGGGGTAGCCATGAGTTCCATGATGGACATTCACAGCGACTGGTATGGTGAGGACACAG gtGATGTATTAGTTGTGCCAATCAAGCTTCACAAATGTCCGTTCTGTCCCTACACGGCTAAACAGAAAGGAATTCTAAAACGGCACATTCGCTCTCACACAGGTGAGAGACCTTACCCCTGTGAGACGTGTGGGAAACGTTTCACTCGGCAGGAACACCTTCGGAGTCACGCTTTAAGT gtGCATCGATCAAACAAGCCAATTATCTGTAAAGGTTGCAGGAGAACATTCACAAGTAGCCTGTCTCAAGGATTACGACGCTTTGGCTTGTGCGACAGCTGCACCTGCGTGACCACTACCCACGAGGACTCGATGCCCATTAACCTCAGCCTAATGGAACCTTCGTCAGAAGGCCAGGAGAAGGGTGATGCCGATAACGATTGGCCCATCTACGTGGAGTCTGGAGAGGAGAATGATCCagctgatgatgatgatgctgaTGGTGATGACAAGCAGGAAATCCACAGGAGCTTATCAGACCGAGAAACACTTATGTAG